In the genome of Xanthomonas hortorum pv. pelargonii, the window GGCGATCGCCGCCCAGCATCAGGTTGTAGCGACCGGGCGCCTTGCCCACCAGTGCGATCTCGGCCAGATACGGGCGCGAGCAGCCGTTGGGGCAGCCGGACAGGCGCAGCACGATCGGGGTGTCGGCCAGTCCGTGTTGCTCCAGCAGCGGCTGCAAGGCCGCGCTGAAGTCGGGCAGATACCGCTCGGCCTCAGCCATCGCCAGGCCGCAGGTGGGCAGCGACACGCAGGCCATCGCGCCGCGTGCCAGTGCGGTGGGCGCGCGATTGCCGGCATCCAGGCCGTACTGCGCAACCAAGGCATCGACGCGCGCGCGCTCGCTGGCCAGCACACCGGCGATGACCAGATTCTGGTTGGGCGTCATGCGAAACTCGCCGACGTTCAATTGCGCAATCGCACGTAGGCCGCTCAGGTGCGCAGCGGCCTCGGTATCGGCGATGCGCCCGGCCGGCAGCGAGAGAGTCATATGCCACAGCCCGTCTTCGCCTTCGACCCAGCCGTAGCGATCGCCGTTGTGCTCGAAGGCGAACCGCTGCGCCGGCTGCAGCGCGAAACCGGCGCGGCGTTCGATCTCGGCCACGATGGTGTCCAGACCATGATCGTCGATGGTGTACTTGAAGCGTGCGCGTTTGCGCACTGTGCGATTGCCGAAGTCGCGCTGCGTGGTGACCACGGCGGTCGCGAGATCCAGTAACTGATCGCGGGTGACAAACCCGATCACGTTGGCCACGCGCGGCCAGGTGTCTGCATCGCCATGACTAGCGCCCATGCCGCCGCCGATGCTGACGTTGTAGCCGAGCAATTGGCCCTCGCGCAGGATGGCGATAAAGCCCAGATCGTTGGCGAACACGTCTACATCGTTGAGCGGCGGCGCGGCGAAGCCGATCTTGAACTTGCGCGGCAGGTACCGGTCGCCGTAGATCGGCTCTTCTTCGCTGCCGGAGCCGGAGACGCGCTCTTCGTCCAGCCAGATTTCGTAATACGCGCGTGTATTCGGCAGCAGATGCTCGGACACGCGCGCAGCATCGGCATACAGCGTGGCATGCGCCTGCGACAGCAGAGGATTGGCTGCCACTTGCACATTGCGATTCACATCGCCACAGGCGGCCAGCGTATCGATCAAGGTCGCATTGATCGCCTGCATGGTCGCCTTGAGTTCGCGCTTGATCACGCCATGGAACTGGAATGCCTGGCGCGTGGTGATGCGCAGCGAATGATTGGCGTAACGCGTGGCGATGCTATCCAGCGCCAGCCACTGCGTGGGCGAGATCACCCCACCCGGCGTGCGCGTGCGGATCATGAACTGATACGCCGGTTCGAGCTTTTGCCGACGCCGCTCATCGCGGATATCGCGATCGTCCTGCTGGTAGCTGCCGTGGTACTTGATCAGTGTCTGATCGTCCTCGCGCAACGCACCGGTCACCGCATCGGCCAGGCTCTGTTCCAGCGACCCGCGCAGACGACGGCTTTCGGATTTGATGTCTTCGACGGAGTGAGTCATGGGAATCGGGAGTCGGGAATGGGGAATCGCAAAAAGCTGATTGGTCTGCCAGGAAAGGTCAGTTGCGGGCTGTACCGATTCCCGATTCCCCAATCCCGATTCCCGGCACTAATAGACATCGCGCGCATACCGCCCCTCCACCTGCAGCTGGGTGAGATACGCAGCGGCGGCTTCGGCATCGAGTGCGCCGTGGGTAGCGACGATGTCGAGCAGGGCGGCGTGCACGTCCTTGCCCATGCCGATGGCGCCGCACACATACACATGCGCGCCGCCTTGCAACCAGGCGTAGACCTCGGCGCCGCGTGCGCGCAGGCGGTGTTGCACGTAGATTTTTTCGGCCTGGTCGCGCGAGAACGCCACTTCTAATGCATGCAGTTCGCCGCGCTGCAGGGCCTGCTGCCATTCGGCCTGATACAGGAAATCGGTATTGAAATGCTGGGCGCCGAAGAACAGCCAGTTGCGGCCCTTGGCGCCGGTTTCGGCGCGTTCCTGCACGAAGCCGCGGAACGGTGCCACGCCGGTGCCCGGGCCGATCATCAGGATGTCGCGATCGGGGTCGGCCGGCACGCGGAAGCGTTCGTTCGGCTCGACGTAGACCGGCGCGGTGTCGCCTTCCCGCAGGGCGGCAAGAAAGCCGCTGGCCGAGCCCAAATGCGCATGCCCATGCGCCTGGTAGGTGAGTTCGTCCACGACCAGGTGCACTTCCTCGCCCACGCGCTTGCGGCTGGAGGCGATCGAGTACAGGCGTGGGGTGAGCGGACGCAGGGCGGCCAGCAGGCCGCCATGGTCCCAATCCGCCGGCCAGCGTCGCAGCACGTCGATCAACTGGTGATCGGAGAGCAACGACGCCAGGCCGGCAGTCTGGGTCGGGGTGAGCAGCGTCTGCAGCTCCTCGGCGCGCGCACGCTCGGCGTGTGCGGCCAACAGCGGCCGCGACAGCTTGGTGAGTTCGCGCCGGGTGGCAAGCCACTCGTTCAAGGCCAGAGTCTCTTCGCCAATGGTGACCGCGGCATGACCATCCAGGCGCAGCGTCTCCAGCACTGCATCCACCAGTGCGGGCGGATTGCGATGACGGATGCCCAGCGCATCGCCGGGCTCGTAGCTCAGCCCGCTGCCTTCCAGCGAAAATTCCAGATGACGCACGCGCTTGCCGGGCAATGCATAAACTCGGAATTGCGGGCCTTTGAAGTCGCGCCCGCTGATGATCTGGTTGGCCAGCACCTCTGCAGCGAACGGGTGCTGATGCGACCACACTGCTGCGGCCGCGCTGCTGCGCAATGGCGTGATGGTGGCCGAAGGCGGGCCACTCTTGAGGTGCTCGCGTGCGTGCGTGAGTGCCTGCGTACGCCAGGGCGCGGCGACGCTGTCGATATCCAGATCGGCTTCGCCACGCGGCTGCACGCGGCTGCCGCCGAGTTCGGCCAGGCGCTCGTCTATGCGGCGTGCAATGCCGCAAAAATCCGCGTAGCTGGAATCGCCCAACCCCAACACCGCGTACTTGAGCTCGGGCAGCTTGGGCGCGCGCCGGCTGGCCAGAAATTCCACCAGCCCGATCGCATCGTCCGGCGGGTCGCCTTCGCCCTGGGTGCTGATGACCACATACAGCAAGCGCTCGCTGGCCAGTTCGCGGGTGGCGTAGGTGTCGGCGCGCAGCAAGCGCACGCTCAAGCCCGCAGCCTCTGCCTCGGCAGCGATTTGTTCGGCTTCGCGGCGCGCATTGCCGGTCTGGCTGCCGTACAGCACGGTCAGGCGTTGGCTCGCTTGCGCGATCGCGTGGGGCTGGCCGCCCGGCAAGACGGCGAGCGAACGCGGCGGCTGGCCATGCGCCAGCCCGGCGGTGTAACCAGACAGCCACCACAGTGACGCAGAATCCAGGCCATCCACCAACCGTTCCAGCAGCGCCTTGCGCTCGTCGGGCAAGGGGCTGGGCGGTAGCGCGGAACTGGCGGCGGTCATTTGGATCCGGGGGCGTTGATGAGACCAGTGATGTTATGGAAACGTTGCGGCGGCCAGAAAGGATGAGCCGTTATCGCGTTATGCCGGCTGCTTATTTGGGTGCGGGCTGCTTGCGCCACACACTGCGGCGCCTTGCCCTACCATCGGCTGGTCTGCCCGCCGACGCCACGATACCCCGATGACTCTGCAGCCCCTGTCTCACCTCGACCGGCTCGAAGCCGAAAGCATCCACATCCTGCGCGAAGTCGCCGCCGAGTTCCGGGCCCCGGTGATGCTGTATTCGGTGGGCAAGGACAGTTCGGTGCTGCTGCATCTGCTGCTCAAGGCCTTCGCGCCATCGCCGCCGCCGATTCCGCTGTTGCACGTGGACACGCGCTGGAAGTTCGGCGAGATGATCGCCTTCCGCGACCGCCGTGCGGCCGAGACCGGCGTGGACCTGCGCGTGCACATCAACCCCGACGGCATTGCCCAGGACATAGGCCCGATCAGCCATGGCGCGGCGGTGCATACCGACATCATGAAAACCCAGGGCCTGAAGCAGGCGCTGGAGCAAGGCGGCTTCGATGCGGCCATTGGTGGCGCGCGCCGCGACGAGGAGAAATCGCGCGCCAAGGAGCGTGTGTTCTCGTTCCGCAATGCGCGGCATCGTTGGGACCCCAAGAACCAGCGCCCGGAGCTGTGGAATCTCTATAACGCGCGTACCAAACCCGGCGAAAGCGTGCGCGTGTTTCCGCTCTCCAACTGGACCGAGCTGGATATCTGGTTGTACATCTACCGTGAACGCATTCCGGTGGTGCCGCTGTATTTCGCCGCACCGCGCCCGGTGGTGGAGCGCGACGGCGCATGGATCATGGTCGATGACCATCGCCTGCCGTTGCACGCAGGCGAGACGCCGCAACTACGCTCGGTGCGCTTCCGGACGCTGGGCTGCTATCCGCTGACCGGTGCGATCAAATCCACCGCCGACACGCTGGAAGCGGTGATCGCCGAGATGCTGGTCAGCACCAGCTCCGAGCGCCAGGGCCGCATGATCGATCATGCGCCGGGTGCATCGATGGAGCAGAAAAAGCTTGAGGGGTATTTCTAGTGGGCCGGGAATGGGGAGTCGGGAATGGGGAATCGGAACAGCAGTTCACCGCGCACGGAATGAGGGAGGAGACCGCCGTTGCGATTCCCGATTCCCCACTCCCGATTCCCGGCGCCATCGGCGCCTACCTGCATCAACACGAATCAAAGCCGCTGCTGCGCTTCATCACCTGCGGTAGCGTGGACGATGGCAAGAGCACGTTGATCGGGCGCTTGTTGTACGACAGCAAGCGCTTGTTCGACGACCAGCTCGCCGCGCTGGAAAGCGATAGCCGCCGGCATGGCACGCAGGGCGAGGGCATCGACTATGCATTGTTGATGGATGGCCTGTCCGCCGAGCGCGAGCAGGGCATCACCATCGATGTGGCGTACCGTTATTTCGATACCGACCAACGCAAGTTCATCGTGGCCGATTGCCCAGGGCATGAGCAGTACACGCGCAATATGGCCACCGGCGCATCCACCGCCGATGTCGCGGTAGTCCTGGTAGATGCGCGTAAGGGCTTGTTGGTGCAGACGCGCCGGCACAGTTACATCGTGTCGTTGCTGGGCATCCGGCATGTGGTGCTGGCGGTCAACAAGATGGATCTGGTGGACTACGACGCACAGGTATTCGCCGAGATCGCCGATGCCTATCGCGTGCTGGCCGCGCAGCTGGGCATTGCCGATGTGCAGTGCATTCCGCTATCGGCGCTGGATGGCGAAAATCTGTCCAGCGCCTCGACGCGGATGCCGTGGTACAGCGGCCCGCATCTGTTGCAGCATCTCGACACCGTGCAATTGGAGGCGCCGGAAGCGGGCAGCGGGTTCCGCTTGCCGGTGCAGTGGGTCAATCGTCCCAACCAGCATTTCCGTGGTTATGCCGGCACCATCGCGGCCGGGCAGGTGCGGGTTGGCGATGCGGTGGTGGTAGTCCCCTCCGGGCGGCGCACGCAGGTGGCATCGGTGCTGGATGCCAATGGCGACGTGGATAGCGCACGCGCCGGCCAGGCGGTCACCCTGACCTTGCGCGACGAGATCGATATCAGCCGTGGCGACATCATCGCCGCGGTCGACGACCCGCCGGAAGTGGCCGACCAGTTCGCCGCGCATCTGCTGTGGATGGACGATGCTGCGTTGCTGCCGGGCCGCCCGTACTGGCTCAAGATCGGCACACGCACGGTCACCGCAAGCATCAGCGAGATCAAGCACAAGGTCGATGTGAACACGCAGGAGCGGCTGGCCGCCAAGCGGCTGGAGCTCAATGAAGTGGGCTACTGCAATCTGGCGCTGGACGAGCCGATCGCGTTCTCGCCGTATGCGCGCAACCGCGTGCTGGGCGGCTTCATCCTGATCGACCGGCAGAGCAATGCCACGGTGGCCGCCGGCACGCTGGAGTTCGGGCTACGCCGCGCCGGCAACGTGCACTGGCAGCATCTGGATGTGGATCGCGCCGCGCGTGCGCGCATCAAGGGCCAGACCCCGCGCGTGCTGTGGTTCACCGGCTTGTCGGGCGCGGGCAAATCCACCGTTGCCAATCTGGTCGACAAGCGGCTGCATGCGCTGGGGTATCACACCTTCATCCTGGACGGCGACAACGTGCGCCACGGGCTCAACCGCGATCTGGGCTTCACCGACGAAGACCGCGTGGAAAACATCCGCCGCGTGGCCGAGGTGGCGCGCTTGATGGCCGACGCCGGCCTGATCGTGCTGGTGAGCTTCATCTCGCCGTTCCGTGCCGAGCGGCAACTGGCGCGCGAGCGCTTCGATCAGGGTGAATTCGTCGAAGTGTTTGTGGACGTGCCGCTCGAGGTCGCCGAGGCGCGTGATGTGAAGGGGCTGTACCGCAAGGCGCGGGCCGGGCAGATTCCCAACTTCACCGGTATCGATTCGCCGTACGAGGCACCGGAAGCGCCGGAGATCCATCTTCACGCCGATGGTGAGAATGTAGAGGCGCTGGCGCGCCATGTCCTCAAGTTTCTTGAACTGGAACGTTGACCAGCGCATCGCGCTGACGACGGCAAGGGTCTTTGGTCATGGTGCAAAGCACGCCTTTCTGTCAACACCCTGGCGGCTAGGTCGTTAAACTTTCGACGTACCTCGCCAGGATGTTCTGATGCTTGTTCTGCCCAGCGCGCGCTTTTGTGCCGCGCTCTTCTTGGCCGCTGCGTTGGCCGGCTGCAGCCGTCAGGCTGCGGCGCCCGCCGTTGCCAAACCCATTCCGGTCTCTGTGCAGGCGGTGACCACCCAGCCCTGGAACTCGACCGTGCAGTCGATCGCCACCGTGCGTGCGCGCGAATCGGTAGCGCTGACCGCTGCGGTGAGCGATGTGGTGGAGCAGGTCAATTTCGACAGTGGCGACGAGGTCAAGGCCGGGCAGTTGCTGCTGCGCCTGCGCGGCAATTCGCAGCAGGCGGCATTGACCGCCGCGCAGGCTACCTTCGAAGAAACCGATCAGTTGTATCGGCGCCAGTTGAGTCTGGTTGGCCAGCAGTTGGTGGCCAAGTCCACTGTCGATACGCAACGCGCGCTGCGCGATGCGGCGCAGGCGCGCGTGCAGCAGATGCGCGCGGAGATCACCGACCGCGAGGTGCGTGCGCCGTTCTCCGGCGTGCTCGGCATCCGCCAGATCAGCCCGGGTTCGTTGATCACCTCCAGCACGGTGATCGCCACGCTGGACGATGTGGAGCGCATGTACGTGGACTTTCAGGTGCCCGAATCGCAGTTCGGCCTGGTGCAACTCGGCAATGCGGTCAATGGCACGGCGGCGGCGTACCCAGGCGCGCAGTTCGAAGGCGTGGTGGCGGCGATCGATTCGCGGATCGACGAGACCACCCGCTCGGTGACGGTGCGGGCGGATTTCCCCAACGGCGATCGCCGGCTGCGCCCGGGCATGCTGCTGGATGTGCGGCTGTTCCAGCCGGCGCGGCAGGCGGTGGTGATCCCTGAGATTGCGGTGGTGCAGGTGGGGCGCGAGTCCTACGTGTTCCGGGTCAAGCCCGACAGCAGCGTGGAGCGCGCCGATGTGCGGCTGGGCGAGCGCCGCGATGGCAAGGTGGAAATTCTGGAAGGGGTCAAGGCCGGTGAGCGCATCGTGGTGGATGGCACCGGCAAGCTGCGTCCGGGCTTGAAGGTGGTCGATCAGGCCGCGCCCGTGCCTGCATCGACATCTGCAGTGGCGCCCACGCAGGCAGCGCGATGAAACTCTCCGATCTGTCCATTACCCGCCCGGTGATGGCGGTGGTGATGAGCCTGTTGCTGATCGTGCTGGGGGTGATGTCGTTCACCCGGCTCACGCTGCGCGAGTTGCCGGCGATCGACCCGCCCATCGTCTCGGTGGATGTTGAATACACCGGCGCTTCGGCGGCGGTGGTGGAAAGCCGCATCACCCAGGTGCTGGAAGATGCGCTCGCCGGTATCGAAGGCATCGAGACCATCGAGGCGCGCAGCCGCAATGGCTCCTCGGACATCAGCATCGAGTTCGTGCAGTCGCGCGATGTGGAAGCGGCCGCCAACGATGTGCGCGATGCGGTCAGCCGCGTGTCCGATCGCATGCCCGACCAGGCGCGCCCGCCTGAAATTTCCAAGGTCGAAGCCGACGCCGACCCCATCCTGTGGCTCAACATGAGCTCCAGCACGATGGACACGCTGCAGCTGTCCGACTACGCCGAGCGCTATGTGGTGGACCGCTTTTCCAGCCTGGATGGCGTGGCGCAGGTGCGGATCGGCGGTCGCCAGCGCTATGCGATGCGCATCTGGCTGGACCGCGATCAGCTGGCCGCGCGCGAACTCACCGTGGCCGATGTGGAAGCGGCGCTGCAGAACGAAAACGTCGAGTTGCCGGCCGGCAGCATTGAATCGGCACAGCGCGATTTCACCTTGCGCGTGGAGCGCAGTTATCTCAAGCCCGAGGACTTCGCCAAGTTGCCGTTGAGCAAGGGCGAGGGCGGCTATGTGGTGCGGTTGGGCGACGTGGCCAAGGTGGAGCTGACCTCGGCCGAGCGACGCGCGTATTTCCAGAGCAACGGCGTGCCCAATGTGGGCCTGGGCATCGTGCGCAACTCCACCGCCAACGCGCTGGACGTGGCACGCGAAGCGCGTGCGCAGGCCGAAGAAGTGCAGAAATCGCTGCCGCAGGGCACCAACATCTTCGTCGCCTTCGACACCACCACCTTCATCGATGCGGCGGTGGAGCGCGTGTACCACACGCTGATCGAAGCGGTGGTGCTGGTGCTGGTGGTGATCTGGGTGTTTCTGGGCAGCGCCCGTGCGGCCTTGATTCCGGCGGTGACGGTGCCGGTGTGTCTGATCGCCGCCTTCATCGCGCTATACGCGTTCGATTTTTCGATCAATCTGCTGACCCTGCTGGCACTGGTGCTGTGTATCGGCCTGGTGGTGGACGATGCCATCGTGGTGGTGGAAAAC includes:
- the cysN gene encoding sulfate adenylyltransferase subunit CysN → MREETAVAIPDSPLPIPGAIGAYLHQHESKPLLRFITCGSVDDGKSTLIGRLLYDSKRLFDDQLAALESDSRRHGTQGEGIDYALLMDGLSAEREQGITIDVAYRYFDTDQRKFIVADCPGHEQYTRNMATGASTADVAVVLVDARKGLLVQTRRHSYIVSLLGIRHVVLAVNKMDLVDYDAQVFAEIADAYRVLAAQLGIADVQCIPLSALDGENLSSASTRMPWYSGPHLLQHLDTVQLEAPEAGSGFRLPVQWVNRPNQHFRGYAGTIAAGQVRVGDAVVVVPSGRRTQVASVLDANGDVDSARAGQAVTLTLRDEIDISRGDIIAAVDDPPEVADQFAAHLLWMDDAALLPGRPYWLKIGTRTVTASISEIKHKVDVNTQERLAAKRLELNEVGYCNLALDEPIAFSPYARNRVLGGFILIDRQSNATVAAGTLEFGLRRAGNVHWQHLDVDRAARARIKGQTPRVLWFTGLSGAGKSTVANLVDKRLHALGYHTFILDGDNVRHGLNRDLGFTDEDRVENIRRVAEVARLMADAGLIVLVSFISPFRAERQLARERFDQGEFVEVFVDVPLEVAEARDVKGLYRKARAGQIPNFTGIDSPYEAPEAPEIHLHADGENVEALARHVLKFLELER
- the cysD gene encoding sulfate adenylyltransferase subunit CysD; this translates as MTLQPLSHLDRLEAESIHILREVAAEFRAPVMLYSVGKDSSVLLHLLLKAFAPSPPPIPLLHVDTRWKFGEMIAFRDRRAAETGVDLRVHINPDGIAQDIGPISHGAAVHTDIMKTQGLKQALEQGGFDAAIGGARRDEEKSRAKERVFSFRNARHRWDPKNQRPELWNLYNARTKPGESVRVFPLSNWTELDIWLYIYRERIPVVPLYFAAPRPVVERDGAWIMVDDHRLPLHAGETPQLRSVRFRTLGCYPLTGAIKSTADTLEAVIAEMLVSTSSERQGRMIDHAPGASMEQKKLEGYF
- a CDS encoding efflux RND transporter periplasmic adaptor subunit, encoding MLVLPSARFCAALFLAAALAGCSRQAAAPAVAKPIPVSVQAVTTQPWNSTVQSIATVRARESVALTAAVSDVVEQVNFDSGDEVKAGQLLLRLRGNSQQAALTAAQATFEETDQLYRRQLSLVGQQLVAKSTVDTQRALRDAAQARVQQMRAEITDREVRAPFSGVLGIRQISPGSLITSSTVIATLDDVERMYVDFQVPESQFGLVQLGNAVNGTAAAYPGAQFEGVVAAIDSRIDETTRSVTVRADFPNGDRRLRPGMLLDVRLFQPARQAVVIPEIAVVQVGRESYVFRVKPDSSVERADVRLGERRDGKVEILEGVKAGERIVVDGTGKLRPGLKVVDQAAPVPASTSAVAPTQAAR
- the cysI gene encoding assimilatory sulfite reductase (NADPH) hemoprotein subunit, which gives rise to MTHSVEDIKSESRRLRGSLEQSLADAVTGALREDDQTLIKYHGSYQQDDRDIRDERRRQKLEPAYQFMIRTRTPGGVISPTQWLALDSIATRYANHSLRITTRQAFQFHGVIKRELKATMQAINATLIDTLAACGDVNRNVQVAANPLLSQAHATLYADAARVSEHLLPNTRAYYEIWLDEERVSGSGSEEEPIYGDRYLPRKFKIGFAAPPLNDVDVFANDLGFIAILREGQLLGYNVSIGGGMGASHGDADTWPRVANVIGFVTRDQLLDLATAVVTTQRDFGNRTVRKRARFKYTIDDHGLDTIVAEIERRAGFALQPAQRFAFEHNGDRYGWVEGEDGLWHMTLSLPAGRIADTEAAAHLSGLRAIAQLNVGEFRMTPNQNLVIAGVLASERARVDALVAQYGLDAGNRAPTALARGAMACVSLPTCGLAMAEAERYLPDFSAALQPLLEQHGLADTPIVLRLSGCPNGCSRPYLAEIALVGKAPGRYNLMLGGDRRGQRLNTLYRENITEADILAALEPLLARYAAERDQAGDEGFGDFLHRSGLIALPPYPTHRHLDLELLA
- a CDS encoding assimilatory sulfite reductase (NADPH) flavoprotein subunit, whose translation is MTAASSALPPSPLPDERKALLERLVDGLDSASLWWLSGYTAGLAHGQPPRSLAVLPGGQPHAIAQASQRLTVLYGSQTGNARREAEQIAAEAEAAGLSVRLLRADTYATRELASERLLYVVISTQGEGDPPDDAIGLVEFLASRRAPKLPELKYAVLGLGDSSYADFCGIARRIDERLAELGGSRVQPRGEADLDIDSVAAPWRTQALTHAREHLKSGPPSATITPLRSSAAAAVWSHQHPFAAEVLANQIISGRDFKGPQFRVYALPGKRVRHLEFSLEGSGLSYEPGDALGIRHRNPPALVDAVLETLRLDGHAAVTIGEETLALNEWLATRRELTKLSRPLLAAHAERARAEELQTLLTPTQTAGLASLLSDHQLIDVLRRWPADWDHGGLLAALRPLTPRLYSIASSRKRVGEEVHLVVDELTYQAHGHAHLGSASGFLAALREGDTAPVYVEPNERFRVPADPDRDILMIGPGTGVAPFRGFVQERAETGAKGRNWLFFGAQHFNTDFLYQAEWQQALQRGELHALEVAFSRDQAEKIYVQHRLRARGAEVYAWLQGGAHVYVCGAIGMGKDVHAALLDIVATHGALDAEAAAAYLTQLQVEGRYARDVY